The DNA window GGGCGGGCGATGGACACTGGGCAGAGCTCAGTCAGGGGTGGCTGGAGGGAAATGGCAAGTACAAGATTCCGAACATCTTGGAAGGAGGAAGTTATCACAAATGAGCTCCAAAGGCTGGGCCGCCCACAGGGTAGGGTTATGAGCAGGCAGGAGTGGCTTGGATGGACTCAGAGGAGGCGGAAGGCAAAGAGGCTCCGGGCCTGGCCCTGTGCGTGCCCGCGGGGCTGAGCTCACCCTCTGCTGGGGCAGGACTcccaggggtggggctgggccagCACACTCCTTCCTGCCCACTTTCTGTCCATTTCCACCCAGACCTTGAGCCAGCAGGAAGAGGGGTCCACACGGGGCTCAGCACAGCGGATTCTGAGGCCACGAGCAGCCCGCAGGCCGGCCGGTGCCAGGCGGGGCACACGCGACAGGCTGGGACCATGCCGAGGTGTGGAGACGGCCCGGGAGCCCTGCGGGTGGCTGCGCAGCACAGTCCCTGGACAAGGAGCACatggccaccaggctccctgggaaAGGCTTTGGGCTTTAATCCCCCGACCTTcgattttccatttttctttctttgaacttTAACCTAAAAGGGCAAAGGAATTTaattttttgatttgcatttcacccTAGGAAATTCAGGACAGAGGGTCTGTTTCTAGGCTGACCCTTTAATGGGAGCATCTCTGTTGTTTCGTCTCCTTGCAGAACCTCTGAGCCAAATTTGGACTCTGAGGTTGCACCTAATTCAGgatgggaaaggggagggagagagttcCGGGTCTGGGGTCCAAGGTGTCCTGAGAGTTCACTGATGTGGGTTCCGGCCCATTGTGAGGTGGCTGATGTGGGAGGCTCTATAAACCGCCCACGGCCCCCATAGGGGGACGAGTAGATTTggggcctgcccccacccctgggaaACAGCTGAGGCGCCCGGTGGCCCCTGCCCTCCCATCACATCTGACCCGCCACTCTGCTCGGGGAGCAGCAGCTGTATCGTGGACCCATGAACTTGGGAGGACAAAGTGGGCAGCTTCCATCCGGCTCCCTCATGCTCTCTGGGGACCTGGCCCGCCCTGCCACGCAGGTGCCCATGGCCCTCCTTGCTCCCGTTGGGGGTGAAGCGGAGCAAACTGCCCGGCAGGTGAGGGTCTCTGGCCAGTGCCCCAGGCCACAGGCCGGCTGCTGACCGTCCTCCCGCCGCCTCGCtatgcccccccaccccctggcttcctcctcctcctccatgctGTACTGCCCCTCTGACCACTGTTGCCCACTCAACCCGTCGTGACCCGTTTTCTCTGCTGGAGATGAACCCTAAACTATCACTTCAAGTCAGCTTGTTTGGTTTCTTAAAGGGGTCTCTCTGTGCACACCAACAGAGGCAGAGTGTGTTCAGGTCGCGGAGACGACAGGAAGCAGGGCAGGATCAGAGGGGCTAGAGCCAGGTACCAGGTGCAGGAAGACCATCCATGGGGGTGGGCAGCAAGCTGGCCCTGCGCACACCCCACTGGGGTCCACCAGCCCCGCCCCGCAGCCCTCTGTGGAGTTGGCCCCTGCTCCTCACAGCCCGGCCAGGCCCCACAGCTGCCTGATCACCGCTGTGCCGACTGTCGGGCCCCAGCCTCTGCAGCCCCCGGGGCTATGCCACTACAGCAGACCCTCTGTTTTCCAGGCTTTTCCCACAGCCTGGGgtgccgccccccgcccccgagcTCGGGCCAGGGCTCTGGTGGGCAGCACGGCTGCTGCTCCGCCTAAGGCAGGCTCAGCTTTGAGTAAAGGCCCGAGCGGCTTCCCCTCCCAGGCAAGACCCCCGGGGCCTGTGTCTGGGGCCCTCCAGGGCTCCTGTCCCCCTTAGCCAGAGGCTCCGCAGCGTGAGTGGCCTTTCCCAATTTCCCAAGCAATTTCCCCGGGACGCTACCTCGTgttatcctcacaacaaccctgtgagggaGGGACTAGCGGCCTTACTttcaaggggaaactgaggcccagagaggtaacGTAGGCGGCCTCCCCTGTGTCACGCAGCAAGTCAGCGAGAGGACTGGCGCCTCTTCTCACCCCccggccctccccccacccccgccccagccaaGGCCCACTCGCCTTTCTTCCCAGTTTTCTTCTTCTACACTTCCCCTCCCGCATCCCTCCCACATCCCCCCCGCAGTGGACAGAGAGGTGGGACCTGAACGGGTCCTCCCACCCTTCTGTGCTCAGGAAGCGGCCTGAGGCACAAGGATCAGCTTGACCAAGGCTGCGTGTGGACAGGGCGGGGAGGGCCCCCAGGAGAACTCTGCTCAGGGCCAAGGACCCTCCCCTTGTCCAGAGGAGGGCTTTGGGGGGGGCGCCCACAAACCCAGGAACTTCCCTGCTGTGTGTGCTGGAGGAAGGCggcgggaggtgggggcaggagaaggagctGGTGCGACCCCACCAAACGAACGAGGCAAAATTAGAGTGAACTGGTGGCTTGGCAGTGCTCAAAGGTGCCCGCCCATCTTCCCTTGAATTCCACCCCTGCCAACAGCTGCCATCGCtcagagccattcccttctgttaCACATCCCCCGTGGGAGTAGTCATGGGCATTTGGGGTGTGGCTACAGGGGAAGGTAAAGGTGGTGGATCACTAATGTATGGGTGGAGTGGAATATGTCCACGTGCTTAGAAGTCActcctgtgtctgctgctttGGTGCATAAATGGCTTCTGGGGACATGCTTACTGCCAAAGGAGAGGTGGGGGAatcccctgctccctgcaggaAACATAAAATCATGGTCAAAATGAAAGGTAAATCAAAGTCTGCAGTCAAAAAATATAGGGGGAAGAGGGAGTATTTGAAAGGAGAAGGTGTGTCTGGCAGTTAAGAAAAATGTCAGGGTATTTTGCCTGAGTTTGTGATGTCTGtggtcctcatttttaaaatttgtaacttCTCAATCTAGATAATTgctgtatacacatatatgtatttatgtaaagGTTGTTTATCATTTTGAGTGTGTTGACAACGACCCAGTTTTTCTGTTCAGCTTCCTTTTCCAACCAACTCTTCACTCAAGACTCAACGTTCCCCGATGCTCACAGGTGGGACTCTCACTGGCTCCCCGTGGGCTGTTCAGGGCTCTGTTCTCATGCTGGGGAGCCGGCTGCTCTTCAGGACTGAATACCCCCGCCTATGCACGTGAACTGTAATGTGACCTGAGAGCTTCCTCACCGCACGCTTACTGGTTTCTGCAGGAATCACCATCCCCACGCCAACACAGCAGGAAACTGAGGGCAAGGCCAACGTTAAGGCTGACGGGGGTGACAGGGTTGAGAAAGACAGCGTGACAGGCAGGGGGAGGTAGACAGCGGTGCTCTGTCCCAAGGCCATTCCAGTCGGTGACAAAATAACTGTTTCTAACAGATTCCTGGCCAGGGCCCCTCCCCAACCACAGCAGCCTCCTTCTGGAACCAGAAATGCCTTGGTTTCTATGGTTTCATTCACAGGCCAGCTTTGTCCTACTTAAGCAGGAAAGCCAAAATGTCTTGCCCAAGATCACTCAGCTAGTAAGTGACAGGTCCAGGATTTAAATCCACGTCTCTGGGCCCAGAGCAGGGCCAGGGGGAATGGGGGTACATGAGGGTCCACACATCAAGCTGACCTGGCCCGGCTAGCCAGTGGTGGCAGCGGGCTCcatccccttccttcccccagTGGCTCCACAAGCCACATGGACTGGCCCTTCAAGTAACCCATCCTTGCATTAGAGGGCCCACACCCTCTAAAAACACTTTCAGGGTCTCACTAGGTCTCTATATATAACCACCTCTGGAGACGGGAGAGCTgtaattgttttacagatgacaagGTGGCCTCAGAAAACTTTGGGGAACTCAATCTGTGATGTTCCCTGGAGTCATCAGTGGTAATGTGTGTTCCCCTCTTTGCCCACAGGGGCCGTTCACCTCAGGTCACAGCAGGTTCTATCAGAAGACCACCAAAGTCCTCCCTGAGGGAAATGAGCTGGGACCTCAAGGTACCCAGGCAAAGGATGATCAAAGCATCAACAagatggtgggtgggtggggtccCATGTGAAGTCTCTGTTGACAAGAATTACCGAAAGTCTTCTTGTCCAGAGCCCCTAGTCTTAACTTGGTCCACCTCACTCAGAAGCTGCAAAATGGGACTGGGTGTCAGGACATGTACTTCTCTTAAAACCAGTGCCTAGTTCTCACCAGAATGGATTTCATggtgctctctcccctttcctcccatCGGCATCCCTTCCTTGTAATTCCTACTGGGCATCTTgtcccttcctctttcccctcctTAACCCAAAGATGAGTCTCTCACAGGCAGAGGGAAGTCAAGGTGGTTACATCTCTAGGCGCCAGAAAGGGCTGTGTGGTCAGACTTCCAACTACACATGCAAGCAATCCATGACGACCCTCCCTGCTCCACAACGGGGCTCTAGGCTCGGGTGTCCGACCTGCCCGCTCCCCTTTCCCTGACCATTCTTCCCTCCTCTATCGTGTGcgtaaatatattctttttccaaCACTGAGTAAGGGTTTGCTCGGTGATAGGGAGTCTCTAGCTGGGGCATGCTGACGCAGTGAAATCGGGTCTCCTACAGTCTGCTCAGTGATGTGACTCCACGAAACCTGCCTTGCCAGGAGGCCCGCCCCGCGGTTTCTTCCCTCTCTTCCGTTTCCTTGCACCTTCCGAGCCCGTCTCCCCTCCGCTTCCTCCCCTCGCTCTGGGACACCCTGCACAGCTCCCCTCACTCGACACGGCCTGAGACGCTGCACACCCTCCCTTCGCCCCGGACCCTTCTCTTCCGCTTCTACGCCCCGCTCCCGTGTGGTTTTTCCCGCCCTCTCCTTCCAGGCTCGGCCGCCGCCGGGCAGTAACCGAACCACCCGCCGCCCTCGAAAGCCCGCGCGCAGCGGCCGCTCTGGTCTCGGGACCCCAACTGTTCAGCGCGCGCCCAGCCGCACGTTGACAGGGCAACCCACCCACGTTCCCTTTCTCCCGGCAAGCTCCGCGCGCCAAGCAGCCCGCGAGACGGTGCGTCGGCCCATTCCCGTCAAGCTCGCGTGCGGGGCGGTGCTCTGCGGGGCGGGGCGAAGCTGGCAGCTCCCGGCGTACCGCGCGGCAGGGCGCGGCGGGGCTAAAGGCGACCCGGGACCAGGCGGTTCCGGGATACCTGCACTGGCCGCACCTGCCCGAGGGGCAGAGTGAGGTCTGATAAGATGCGGCTAAGGGGCGGCATGAGGCTCACGTCCAGGAGAAGGACTATCTGACGTCATTTTTGTTTCTGCAGTGACCTTTCTTGTTAAtacgttgttcagtcgctagggcGTGggcagctctttgcgaccccacggactggagcacgccagggctccctgtccatcaccaactcccggagtttactcaaactcatgtccatcaagtcggtgatgccatccaaccatctcatcctctgtcgtcccctctcctcccgctttcaatctttcccagcatccgagtcttttcaaatgagtcggctcttctcatcaggtggccaaagtgttggagcttcagcttcagcatcagtccttccaatgaatattcaggactgatttcctttaggatggactggtttgatttcttgcagttcaagggactcgagtcttctccaacaccacagttcaaaagcatcaattcttcggcgctcaactttctttatagtccaactctcatatccatacataactactggaaaaaccgtagctttgactagacggacctttgttggcaaagtaatgtctcggctttatTATAGAGAATACGATATAAATACTTGTGCATCCCCCACGTGGGTCAGGCTTCAGTGAAGCTCTCAGGGCGCTTCCACCACAACCTCCACGCTCAGGAATCTGGTGTTTGTCATTTGATTCGTGTTTATAATTGAAGGAGGTTAGAACAGCCACCCCAAAACATGCTGCTCTGGCATGTTGACTGTTTTGAGTCAGATACTTGAAAAACAGCAAATGCAAGAAAAAcactgacttttctttttcttaaaaccaGGAGATGAAATTGCTATGTGAAAAAAGTTCACGTTTTTTGCCCAGTTTTctattccatctttttttttttttccttaccgaTAAATTCTCAGGCCGGTTTTACTGGGGATTTACATTTTTAGGAGTAAACTTGGGGGCTTTTCTTGCATTTCCTCTCCTGTGGCCTCTTCCTGTCATTtgtggagatggtgaaagacagggtagcctggcatgccgcggtccatgtggtcgcaaagagtcggacacgactgagtgactgaacaacttcttATTCCATGGCTGAATCCTAGCAGGGTCTCCAGAGGACGCGCTGCACGGTATTTAATCATCACAAAGCCTTCACCCTGTTTTATAGTCAAGGGCTCCTTACAACCAATAGTGAGTCCAAACACAAACGTTCAGGGAATGGCCCCTAAGCATCAGAAACAGCACAGATGAAAGCACACCACGCTTTGAAGTTTCTCAAGTTTCCCTTAcatacatttctattttcttcttctttctggctgcaccttgggcatatgggatcttagttccctgaccagataccaaacttgtgtcccctgcaggggaagttcggagtcttagccattgggccAGCTAATGTGGGAAATGCCCACATTTCTATTTTCAGTGGAGtgacttatttttttatatgtggtgtggggcggggcagggcggggtggggagcgGGGAAGCTGTCTTCCAGGGCTCCCCacatgagaaagaaaggaagaaaaggagaaagaggaaattcCTTCTGGTCCTGTGCTGTGTGCACAGGATAAGTCTCGTTGGCGGCAGGCTGAGTCTGGAAGTTGGTGAAGCCGCCAGACCACGGCAGGGAAAGGGATGGGggcggtccagtggtaaagactttgccttccaatgcctgcaggttcgacccctggtctgggagccaagatcccacatgcctctgggtCAAAAGACTAAAACCTAAGACacaagcaatactgtaacaaattcaataaagactttaaaaatggtctgcatcaaaaaaaaacttaaaaaaaaagaaaatccagcaaTCAGCCACTCAccagggcagaggccaggggGTGCGGTGTCCTGGCTGGCGGCCCAGCCAGTCATGGGGTGAGTAGGCTTCAGAAGTATGGATCGGACCCAAGTGGAGAGCAGGCAGGAGGGAGGCACAGGGATGGATCTTGAGCTCTTTCTAGACCTGTACTTGCCCCCCTACAATGCCATCTACATTTTCACCAGGAAGAATGGCATCCCCTTCAAGCTGAGGCCTTTGGAGCTGGCACCACGGGGTTAGCAGAGCCAGGTGGGCTCCATGGAGGGGGCACCTGGGGGCCAGACCCTGCCCTGAGCCACCTCTGTGctctctctgctcccctctcccccaagGGAGCACCTGAACCCCGAATTCCTGAAGGTGAACCCCATGGGGAAGGTGCCTGCCCTCAGGGATGGGGACTTCCTGCTGGCTAAGAGGTAAGGCACCCTGGGTCTGGGGCTCATCGTTGCTTGGAGGCAGACAAAAAGCTGGAAATCTTTCCAGCAGCCCCTTCCTCTTCTGAGCTAGTCCAGCTCAGAGGGCACGGACCTGGACCAGAGGGCTGCCTTGGGGCTAAATCTGGAAGCTTCAGAGCAGAGGGCATGCTGGCCTTCCCCAGGCCTGCACAGCCTGCAGGCAGCCAGGGAAGACTGAGGCTCCAGGGGAGCCCCTCCCCAGATGTCCCAGCATGGCCTTTCAGAGTCACAGGGGCCGGGCGGCCCTGGGGCTGCACTGTGCTCTGAATGCCAGTCCCCTGTCCTGACTCTTTGCCTGCAGGCAGGTCCCGAACCTTGGGCCCCAGCTCCTCTTCTGTAAGACAGGGGAGTAAGGTAACCACCTCCCAGGGCTTGTCGGAGGATGGAGACTGAGCACCAGGTGCCTAGAGCCCAAGGGCACTCAGGAATGggggtccggtggctaagactccccacttccactgtagggggctgGAGTTCGATCCCCTGGTCAAGTAACTAAGCTCCCCCAGGCTAGTCCCccatgtggtcaaaaaaaaagagagttgaGGTCCCCCGAACCCCTCCCCCAGACCCTGAACACCAGGCATAACCGGCCCAGGAAAGGAATGGGGCGTGCGTGGCTGGTCTGCCTCACCTGCCTGAGAAGGGCCCCTGACCCAGAGAGCTGGGCTCTGAGGCGGAGAACAGGCTGGAGTCATGGCAGAGTGTGCTAAgcatcctaagtcacttcagtctggtcccactctttttgaccccatggagtataactcaccaggctcctctgtccatgggattctgcaggcaagaattctggagtgggttgccatgccctcttccagaggatcttcccgacccagggattgaactcgcgtctcctacacttcaggcagattcttgaccggcTGAGTCCGGGGGAAGCCGTCACGGCAGGGTGATCTCTGACACcccctgcctgcaatgtggccaTCCTTTTATACCTGAGCCGCAAATACCAGACGGAGGCACACCAGTACCCGCCAGAACGGCAAGCCCACACCCGTGTGGGTGAGTGCCCGGCCTGGCAGCACACGGCTGCCCAGCAGCCTGCCGCCAACATCCACCTGTGCGAGGTCACTGCCATATCCTGCAGGCTTGCGCAGGagctatttttttgggctccaaaatcactgtagatggtgactgcagctgtgaaattttaaaagatgcttgctccttggaagaaaagttatgagcaacctagatagcatattaataaggagagacgttactttgccaacaaaggtctgtctagtcaaagctatggtttttccagtagtcatgtgtatggatttgagagttgaactatacagaaagctgagcgccaaagaattgatgcttttgaactgtggggttggagaagactcttgagagtcccttggacagcaaggagatccaaccagtccatcccaaaggcaatcagtcctgaatattcattggaaggactgatgctgaagctgaaactccaattcttcggccacctgatgcaaagaactgactcattggaaaagaccctgatgctgggaaagatcgaaggcgggaggagaagcagatgacagaggatgagatggttggatgtcatcagcaactcaatggacatgagtttgagtaaactccgggagttggtgatgaacagggaagcctggtgtgctgcagtccatggggtagcaaagagtcaggtacaactgagagactgaactgaactgaggaccccCAGGGGGGTCCTGTCTTCTTCCCCAGGCAGACATCACTAATTTATGACATTTCATTATGTCCTTGTCACCCGGAGCAGCAACGTCACTATTATATGTCCTTTGGACCTTATCTTGGTGTATTATTCTTCTGTCTTATTGGCAGTTTAGACAGCTCCATAGTGTGGGTTAAACCCTCTTCGCTGTCACCAGTCTCGGAAATGCCAGTGCATTCATTTAAGAGTACTGCCAGCATCTTTGTGGCCTTGCAGTATCCAACTTGCCAGAGATGGAGTGAATGCATAGCTTTTTTCAGAGCCTGAATGAAACCTTGGAATCCTTCTGAACACAAAGCCCCAGAGGGCCTCACTGATAAGTGGCTGCCGAGGGAGGGGTGGAAAAGAGCTGGGAGGCTTCCAGGGCCCTGAGATAAGCCGCCTCCTCTCTTCCTGGCACAGTGTCTCCTGCCCCACTTCTCCTGGCGGCCCATGGAGATGCCACGCAGGTAGAGCAGCTGCTGGGGAAGCTGACGCCCGCTCTGGGGCACCTCGATCAGGAGCTCCTGGCAGCCAGGCCTTTCCTGGCCTCTGGGCAGGTCTCCTGGAGGATCTGATGGCATTCACAGAGCTGATGCAGGTGAGGTTCTCCTGCCCACTTGCCCCCGGGGGTGCTCTGGGTGCGGGCTGAGCCCAAGCCCCAGCTGCCCTGTTTCCCCAGCCCTCTGCCGTCGGCTGCAACCTCTTCCGAG is part of the Bubalus kerabau isolate K-KA32 ecotype Philippines breed swamp buffalo chromosome 16, PCC_UOA_SB_1v2, whole genome shotgun sequence genome and encodes:
- the LOC129629803 gene encoding glutathione S-transferase theta-1-like, translating into MDLELFLDLYLPPYNAIYIFTRKNGIPFKLREHLNPEFLKVNPMGKVPALRDGDFLLAKRRRHTSTRQNGKPTPVWVSARPGSTRLPSSLPPTSTLSPAPLLLAAHGDATQVEQLLGKLTPALGHLDQELLAARPFLASGQPSAVGCNLFRDWPKLATWQAHVEAALGPELVQKAHRHVLQSQDPQEAQWDPQMAQKLAQLVKEQLH